A section of the Posidoniimonas corsicana genome encodes:
- a CDS encoding BNR-4 repeat-containing protein, whose translation MRLLLATACPIVLVQFGFIPACCSQVTLSVVNSGFEAGSPTNPPSGWTVAAGRNPLWIGDAPIGNANPDAAFEGNNFLSGSWEHSGLGSADSLIGGAQNSGLIYQDIDLTPHNELISQGDRHLGLSYAFYNNDGNDFGFVSYEFYDATNSLLGSNSYVTQASGAGWQLVDNPMAGMVPATSTRLRISVGAGLNPGSFGSARNVAFDAIGANLLPPPPPDEIGDIVHGNLIQFDSDGNWTWYTDERSIVNPNNGHVLVNSVGFDETVQGGGYPGNVDVVDFDPVSGRRVRTRLSNQVQGNPAIQNDDHNVGALLVLPDGRYLATYANHGNNGGLGDEWTRYRVSTNPGDSTSWSEERLFNWYDNVPGADQTGNPDQGNISYHNLFYLADEGKVYDISRSYGRLSTNGAGQNMPNVAEYHPDSSTLEWKGQFLESDAQGYSAYPKYASDGESRIYFTTTETHPRNYNNSVFAGYIEGGQTFDMRGNLIDANLFDSNVTAGDGAVPDATDFTLVAAPDGLGEGHNRLWTTDAALDSQGNLMALYTSRWNTDGSANDGGTENPIDHRLHFARWDPNSESWSNQEIARMGDRLYGPEQDYTGLGALIPGDENTLYISTPFDPRDPTWQTETRNHEIYRGNYDGSKWNWQAITEDSTVDNLRPIAPDTHGTGPQPVFWFRGDYTTAHNINAAVVGIIDRPPRDQSGLVTYVDANASNTTQLDGSAIGATAPSDLAGPDDNLWHQRSGVGNGGSVYSSNESGTEDAAMLHTTLSGLADGTYDLFAYFWSDNDEDWRLLAGLEENNLIDFRKYGSQHANSGQFENEVEVAANANDLLLYRAYLGRSEVADGTDLQVFIDDWQTLNGAASRTWFDGVGYSLVGPSLPGDFNRDGLVDAADYTVWRDTLGATDLPPYTAGDANGDGQVTQADYRVWADTFGQSLADPAQSFQAPEPTGGLLLLPFVLLTRRRQAPGALRPA comes from the coding sequence ATGCGCCTACTGCTAGCGACTGCCTGCCCGATTGTCCTCGTCCAGTTCGGCTTCATCCCGGCATGCTGCTCGCAGGTCACACTCTCGGTCGTGAACAGCGGATTCGAAGCGGGATCACCGACCAACCCGCCTAGCGGTTGGACCGTCGCCGCGGGCAGAAATCCGCTGTGGATTGGCGACGCGCCAATTGGCAACGCTAACCCTGACGCCGCCTTCGAGGGGAACAACTTCCTCTCGGGGAGTTGGGAGCACTCGGGGCTGGGCAGCGCCGACTCGCTGATCGGCGGCGCTCAGAACAGCGGGCTCATCTATCAGGACATCGACCTAACGCCGCACAACGAGTTGATCTCGCAGGGCGACCGCCACCTGGGGCTCTCCTACGCCTTCTACAACAACGATGGCAACGACTTCGGCTTCGTGTCCTACGAGTTCTACGACGCGACCAACTCCCTCCTCGGCAGCAACTCCTACGTCACCCAGGCAAGCGGCGCCGGCTGGCAGCTGGTGGACAACCCTATGGCCGGTATGGTGCCCGCCACCTCGACCCGGCTGCGGATTTCGGTCGGCGCCGGGCTCAACCCCGGCTCGTTCGGCAGCGCGCGGAACGTCGCCTTTGACGCGATTGGCGCCAATCTGCTGCCGCCGCCACCGCCCGACGAGATCGGCGACATCGTGCACGGCAACCTGATCCAGTTCGACAGCGACGGCAACTGGACCTGGTACACGGACGAGCGGAGCATTGTAAACCCCAACAACGGCCACGTCCTGGTCAACTCGGTGGGCTTCGACGAGACCGTGCAGGGCGGCGGGTACCCGGGCAACGTCGATGTCGTGGATTTCGATCCCGTCAGCGGTCGGCGTGTGAGGACCCGGCTCTCCAACCAGGTGCAGGGGAACCCCGCCATCCAGAACGACGACCACAACGTGGGTGCCTTGCTGGTGCTTCCGGATGGGCGTTACCTGGCGACCTACGCTAACCACGGCAACAACGGCGGGCTGGGTGACGAGTGGACCCGCTACCGGGTCTCCACCAACCCGGGCGACAGCACCTCGTGGTCCGAAGAGCGGCTGTTCAACTGGTACGACAACGTGCCCGGAGCCGACCAGACCGGCAACCCGGACCAGGGCAACATCAGCTACCACAACCTGTTCTACCTGGCCGACGAGGGCAAGGTGTACGACATCTCACGCTCGTACGGCCGGCTCTCGACCAACGGCGCCGGACAGAATATGCCCAACGTCGCTGAATACCACCCCGACAGCAGCACGCTCGAGTGGAAGGGGCAGTTCCTCGAAAGCGACGCGCAGGGCTACTCCGCGTACCCAAAGTACGCCAGCGACGGCGAGTCGCGGATCTACTTCACCACGACCGAAACGCACCCCCGCAACTACAACAACAGCGTCTTCGCGGGCTACATCGAGGGCGGCCAGACGTTCGACATGCGGGGAAACCTGATCGACGCGAACCTGTTCGACAGCAACGTCACCGCGGGCGACGGCGCCGTACCGGACGCCACCGACTTCACCTTGGTCGCGGCGCCCGACGGGCTCGGAGAGGGCCACAACCGCCTCTGGACGACCGACGCCGCGCTCGATTCCCAGGGCAACCTGATGGCGTTGTACACCTCGCGGTGGAACACCGACGGGTCTGCCAACGACGGCGGGACCGAGAACCCGATCGACCACCGCCTGCACTTCGCCCGCTGGGACCCCAACTCTGAGTCCTGGTCCAACCAGGAGATCGCAAGGATGGGAGACCGCCTGTACGGCCCCGAGCAGGACTACACAGGACTGGGCGCCCTGATCCCCGGCGATGAGAACACGCTGTACATCTCAACGCCCTTCGACCCCCGCGACCCAACGTGGCAAACCGAGACCCGAAACCACGAGATCTACCGCGGCAACTACGACGGGAGCAAGTGGAACTGGCAAGCGATCACCGAGGACTCGACCGTCGACAACCTCCGCCCGATTGCTCCCGACACCCATGGAACAGGACCACAACCCGTGTTCTGGTTCCGTGGCGACTACACCACCGCCCACAACATCAACGCCGCGGTCGTCGGGATCATCGACCGCCCGCCGCGTGACCAAAGCGGGCTGGTGACCTACGTCGACGCCAACGCGTCGAACACCACCCAGCTCGATGGATCGGCCATCGGCGCTACAGCGCCATCAGACCTGGCTGGCCCGGACGACAACCTCTGGCACCAGCGGTCGGGCGTCGGCAATGGAGGAAGCGTCTACTCGTCCAACGAGTCCGGGACCGAGGACGCGGCGATGCTGCACACCACGCTTTCCGGATTGGCGGACGGCACGTACGATCTCTTCGCCTACTTCTGGAGCGACAACGACGAAGACTGGCGCCTCCTCGCCGGCCTTGAAGAGAACAACCTGATCGACTTCCGGAAGTACGGCTCTCAGCACGCCAATTCGGGTCAGTTCGAAAACGAAGTCGAAGTAGCGGCCAACGCCAACGACCTGCTGCTCTACCGCGCCTACCTAGGCAGATCGGAAGTGGCCGATGGCACCGACCTCCAGGTCTTCATCGACGATTGGCAGACGCTCAACGGCGCCGCATCTCGGACCTGGTTCGACGGCGTCGGCTACTCTCTGGTCGGCCCCAGCCTGCCCGGCGACTTCAACCGCGACGGGCTGGTTGACGCGGCCGACTACACGGTATGGCGTGACACCTTGGGGGCGACCGACCTCCCCCCCTACACCGCCGGCGACGCCAACGGCGACGGCCAGGTCACGCAGGCTGACTACCGGGTCTGGGCAGACACCTTCGGCCAAAGCCTCGCCGATCCCGCACAATCGTTTCAGGCCCCGGAGCCCACGGGCGGCCTGCTGCTCCTCCCCTTCGTGCTGCTAACTCGGCGCCGTCAGGCACCGGGAGCCCTGCGGCCGGCGTAG
- a CDS encoding GDSL-type esterase/lipase family protein encodes MTNHTSRTADRHGARRLLGAVDTGRVATALLCLAVVSTAPAAESGASSRERTLAAAARAHKAVKRTDPNSVLAHQQLLEKTKYGQIDLYFVGDSITRRWGGTDYPEYLKHWQESFHGWNAANFAWGGDNTHNILWRLRNGELDGVEPKVVVLQAGTNNLPWQGAADASHVDDIVTGVQAILHEFATRTPDAKIILVGLFARPQNPGAAEAINEANKCLAELADGDAIRYLDINEGLVATDGKARPGVFSDGLHLGLPGYIVWEKALNPVLIELLGPPAKEDHAPPPTGDPSAKR; translated from the coding sequence ATGACGAATCACACTTCTCGTACAGCAGACCGGCACGGCGCAAGGCGGCTTCTCGGGGCCGTTGACACAGGCCGCGTCGCAACCGCGCTGCTGTGCCTGGCCGTGGTCAGCACAGCCCCCGCTGCAGAGTCCGGGGCCTCATCGCGCGAACGCACGCTCGCCGCAGCGGCACGCGCACACAAGGCGGTCAAACGCACCGACCCGAACTCGGTCCTTGCACACCAGCAACTTCTCGAGAAGACCAAGTACGGCCAGATCGACCTCTACTTCGTTGGCGATTCGATCACCAGGCGGTGGGGCGGGACCGACTACCCGGAGTACCTGAAGCACTGGCAGGAGAGTTTCCACGGCTGGAACGCGGCCAATTTCGCCTGGGGCGGCGACAACACCCACAACATCCTGTGGCGACTCCGCAACGGCGAGCTCGACGGCGTAGAGCCGAAGGTGGTCGTGCTGCAAGCGGGGACCAACAACCTGCCGTGGCAAGGCGCGGCCGACGCGTCGCACGTCGACGACATCGTCACCGGGGTGCAGGCGATCCTCCACGAGTTCGCAACCCGCACGCCCGACGCGAAGATCATCCTGGTCGGCCTGTTCGCCAGGCCTCAGAACCCAGGCGCCGCAGAAGCGATCAACGAGGCGAACAAATGCCTGGCCGAACTCGCCGACGGCGACGCCATCCGGTACCTCGACATCAACGAGGGGCTTGTCGCTACCGACGGCAAGGCCCGGCCAGGCGTGTTCTCCGATGGCCTGCACCTGGGCCTGCCCGGGTACATCGTGTGGGAGAAGGCCCTCAATCCGGTGCTCATCGAGTTGCTTGGCCCTCCTGCGAAGGAGGATCACGCGCCGCCCCCCACAGGCGACCCCAGCGCCAAGCGGTGA
- a CDS encoding DUF1559 family PulG-like putative transporter: MESVSSSCPRSRIDRGFTLVELLVVIAIIGILIALLLPAVQAAREAARRAQCTNQLKQMGLAVHNFEGTYKRAPGGSGYPQWWVDQARYWQTGEQVEWNWITALMPFMEDQALKDSFHMELGGPNGAYPGSGNLSDPNSNQALCANARMPAMLCPSDPFSSIVVKQPGELQVWGIENPPTAQGNSYLGSMGPTAQDYCHFGGGAPDVCMGSSWGTQPNKGFGSSDCFANGTCVQDGMCVGMICRNPKGVRFSKVTDGLSKTYLIGETLADDSNRNCLLCTNTPLASTNVPLNTPGTWRDNPDAYYIFNSFRSAHPGGANMLYADGSVHYEVTSIDYHTWNYFGTTSASDGEWSEELKGSGGGAGGGGGGGGF, translated from the coding sequence ATGGAGTCTGTCTCGAGCAGCTGCCCACGCTCGCGCATCGATCGCGGGTTCACTCTCGTCGAGCTACTCGTGGTGATCGCGATCATCGGTATCCTGATCGCGTTGCTGCTGCCTGCGGTCCAGGCCGCGCGGGAAGCCGCCCGCCGCGCCCAGTGCACCAATCAGCTCAAGCAGATGGGCCTGGCGGTGCACAACTTCGAGGGGACCTACAAGCGGGCGCCGGGCGGGTCGGGGTACCCGCAGTGGTGGGTCGACCAGGCCCGCTACTGGCAGACGGGCGAACAGGTGGAATGGAACTGGATTACGGCCCTCATGCCGTTCATGGAGGACCAGGCGTTAAAGGACTCGTTCCACATGGAGCTGGGCGGGCCGAACGGCGCCTACCCCGGTAGCGGGAACCTCTCGGACCCGAACTCCAACCAGGCGCTCTGCGCCAACGCCCGCATGCCTGCGATGCTCTGCCCCTCGGACCCGTTTTCGTCGATTGTGGTCAAGCAGCCTGGCGAACTGCAGGTCTGGGGAATTGAGAACCCACCGACAGCCCAAGGCAATTCCTACCTCGGTTCGATGGGTCCAACCGCACAGGACTACTGCCACTTTGGCGGCGGCGCCCCTGACGTGTGCATGGGCAGCTCATGGGGCACGCAGCCTAACAAAGGTTTCGGCTCGTCGGACTGCTTTGCAAACGGCACCTGCGTGCAGGATGGGATGTGTGTCGGGATGATCTGCCGCAACCCGAAGGGAGTCCGGTTCAGCAAGGTCACCGATGGGCTTTCGAAGACCTACCTGATCGGCGAAACGCTCGCCGACGACAGCAACCGCAACTGCCTGCTCTGCACCAACACGCCGCTCGCCAGCACGAACGTGCCGCTCAACACTCCCGGCACGTGGCGGGACAACCCAGACGCTTACTACATCTTCAACTCGTTCCGGAGCGCTCACCCCGGCGGCGCCAACATGCTGTACGCCGACGGGTCGGTTCACTACGAGGTGACGTCGATCGACTACCATACGTGGAACTACTTCGGCACGACCTCGGCCTCCGACGGCGAGTGGAGCGAGGAGCTCAAGGGCAGCGGCGGCGGCGCCGGCGGCGGTGGAGGGGGTGGAGGGTTTTGA
- a CDS encoding beta strand repeat-containing protein gives MRTTVAALVLSLLLGSCPAWAVVIVTGTGSGRVDELGTSGNFPYALQGDGNALVFGVYADNNITYSNAMYGGASPDAFVSDGRVGLFYFANPAASGNFTFDVDVSVADAGYFLYELDYVDTSSSPITAIDNSITTTADSQFVLNYAGLNFGNGAGTTPAAGSIISSSGVFDIDGGAGGGALAYGSGFGGGAGVQTLGWDRMNGNDSGDVAIALFGVAGGPTPWNVNGGGSYNSGANWLGGAVPADNPFFSSAHATDSTATVTLDAPVSLSEMTFSNANQYEIAGPSALTLTGGANILVGEGTHEISAVVAGGAGLTKSGGGALVLSGANTYTGTTSVSGGALQLPVTGSVPGAVSVAEAGTLAFVAGFDGAFPNAVSGAGSVLVDSSLTTETVGFNSAKTYTGTTQISGGTLQVSHASALGAGDATTLTGTTVSENGSQNNGKLALSGNVTVANELLTLFPRRGEGVADLVHVTSAGNNTWSGNIKGDVNGDNYNFESTSGTLTLGGTISAPDGDGGVRNFVFSGAGNIDLAGRLVDYGTDENGMSGVPINEENNVNVIKRGSGTLTINTKTDANDDYWFGSTTVESGTLRVNGAGDNGELRSDVQVNAGATLDVSNGFSKYNLIPIAPYETGLSGGGTVVANRLGVWESSTLSPGDGVGTLSVNGGVDLFYFDADEATVNNTGSLNFQLGDDATVKSVGNSENDLISVNGAFTIGAGGGGGAAFGSEQFVVNVTIAEGVFDTANNYTLIDASTLTLNGGASASNFQVNFTDTLGNVITGSRYSAAIVLDTAADEVQLDVDGTPVSLTWTGANGQAWDIQTTANWTGGDTVFANLDQVTFNDSAVVGGPQAGDFNSDGSVDAADYTIWRDNLGQSDDALNGNGTGDASGNVVQADYDLWRDNYGQTGGGGGVTVDISGADVFPSQVIFDSSTGNTYTITGDSGFGGATPINITGNVTAVLRNNNTLQGAISIGENATLDIGGDVSGNISGSGTLVVGSGFNTFSSANSLTGPVVIQNATLNLNNAQALGSSAVGTTISAGGDLTFNFTDLSLAEPLTFNGGSVSAIESTATLTGAINVAAGGASFRVANTGGGESTMTINQDIAGTQSGPVTLTVSNGLTMSLLNNVSNNGVLTKTGAGTVQIASTTAIAAPEIAANGGTIDVTAQSSLQLAGGQTLSGKSGTIAGNVSTTSGAVIRIGDAVMPQGPNADYIDATWGAEGNTTLASGAELNPPNGSFQGNDEWAARAFGNNGDLLQGAPTTPPDEAAVPVIKTTITGLEPNTSYDVYANFWDNAAVWPIQAGASEGSLTLFNAPGDGLEGATDAVPLDNFLFTGPVMLTESDRTMYGAPVGSLVSNGAGEIEVFIDDTGAGPNGRTLYDGITLTDGSTSAFGQSFTVDGDLSLVDGSTIQFDIANAGVNDLLTVTGALSVADGFILEVSLDASVSAASLLAGDSWNLFDFGSASGVFDEADFILPAGLAGGLEWDTSGLLTTGSLSVVATGAAAAAPEPATAMLLLSIAGLAAGVRRRAE, from the coding sequence ATGAGAACTACAGTTGCGGCATTGGTATTGAGTCTGCTCCTTGGTTCGTGCCCTGCGTGGGCCGTTGTGATTGTCACCGGCACCGGCAGCGGGCGCGTCGACGAACTCGGAACGAGCGGCAATTTCCCATACGCTCTGCAAGGCGACGGCAATGCCCTCGTCTTCGGCGTCTACGCCGACAACAACATCACGTACTCGAACGCCATGTACGGTGGCGCTTCGCCGGACGCGTTCGTCTCTGACGGTCGTGTGGGGTTGTTCTACTTCGCGAACCCAGCCGCGTCCGGCAACTTCACCTTCGACGTTGATGTAAGCGTCGCCGACGCCGGATACTTCCTCTACGAACTGGACTACGTCGACACGTCCTCCTCACCGATCACCGCGATCGACAACTCGATCACTACCACCGCCGATTCGCAGTTCGTGCTCAACTACGCCGGGCTCAACTTCGGCAACGGCGCCGGCACAACGCCCGCCGCCGGATCGATCATCAGCTCATCTGGCGTGTTCGACATCGACGGCGGCGCGGGCGGCGGCGCCCTGGCCTACGGCAGCGGATTCGGCGGCGGCGCGGGCGTGCAGACCCTCGGCTGGGACCGGATGAACGGCAACGACTCGGGCGATGTCGCGATCGCGTTGTTTGGCGTCGCCGGCGGGCCCACCCCATGGAACGTCAATGGCGGCGGGAGCTACAACTCCGGCGCGAACTGGCTCGGAGGGGCGGTCCCCGCCGACAACCCCTTCTTCAGCTCCGCTCACGCCACGGACAGCACCGCAACGGTCACCCTCGACGCCCCGGTCAGCCTGAGCGAGATGACGTTCAGCAACGCCAATCAGTACGAGATTGCCGGCCCCAGCGCGCTGACGCTCACCGGCGGCGCCAACATCCTCGTGGGTGAGGGCACGCACGAGATCAGTGCGGTCGTCGCGGGCGGCGCCGGGCTGACTAAGTCGGGGGGCGGCGCCTTGGTCCTGTCGGGCGCCAACACCTACACGGGGACCACGTCCGTCTCGGGCGGGGCGCTGCAGCTCCCGGTGACCGGAAGCGTGCCGGGCGCCGTGAGCGTCGCGGAGGCGGGCACACTCGCCTTTGTTGCCGGGTTCGACGGCGCCTTCCCGAACGCCGTGTCCGGCGCTGGGAGCGTGCTTGTCGACTCGTCGCTCACAACCGAAACGGTTGGCTTCAACTCCGCCAAGACCTACACAGGGACGACCCAGATCTCCGGAGGCACGCTCCAGGTAAGCCACGCATCCGCACTCGGCGCCGGCGACGCGACCACGCTCACGGGCACTACCGTCAGCGAGAATGGCAGCCAGAACAACGGAAAGCTGGCTCTGAGCGGCAATGTCACGGTCGCCAACGAGCTGCTGACGCTCTTCCCGCGTCGGGGTGAAGGGGTCGCGGACCTGGTGCACGTCACCAGCGCCGGCAACAACACGTGGAGTGGAAACATCAAGGGCGATGTCAACGGCGACAACTACAACTTTGAGTCCACCTCCGGGACCCTGACGCTCGGCGGAACCATCTCCGCTCCCGATGGCGACGGCGGCGTCCGCAACTTTGTCTTCTCCGGTGCAGGGAACATCGACCTTGCTGGCCGGCTCGTCGACTACGGCACCGACGAGAACGGCATGAGCGGGGTCCCGATCAACGAAGAGAACAACGTCAACGTCATCAAACGCGGTTCGGGCACGCTAACGATCAACACCAAGACCGACGCCAACGACGACTACTGGTTTGGCTCCACCACGGTCGAATCCGGAACACTCCGGGTGAACGGCGCCGGCGACAACGGCGAGCTCCGCTCCGACGTGCAGGTAAACGCCGGCGCCACGCTCGACGTCAGCAACGGCTTCAGCAAGTACAATCTGATCCCGATCGCCCCCTACGAGACCGGGCTGAGCGGCGGTGGAACCGTGGTCGCCAACAGGCTGGGCGTGTGGGAGTCTAGCACCCTCTCGCCCGGCGACGGTGTCGGGACCCTGTCGGTCAACGGCGGCGTCGACCTGTTCTACTTCGACGCCGACGAGGCCACCGTCAACAACACCGGTTCGCTCAACTTCCAGCTCGGCGACGACGCCACCGTCAAGTCGGTCGGCAACTCTGAGAACGACCTGATCTCCGTCAACGGCGCCTTCACGATCGGCGCCGGCGGCGGGGGCGGCGCCGCATTCGGCTCCGAGCAGTTCGTCGTGAATGTGACGATCGCCGAAGGGGTCTTCGACACGGCCAACAACTACACGCTGATCGACGCCAGCACGCTCACGCTCAACGGCGGGGCCTCGGCGTCAAACTTCCAGGTGAACTTCACCGACACGCTTGGCAACGTTATCACCGGGTCCCGCTACTCCGCCGCGATCGTGCTCGACACCGCCGCGGACGAGGTGCAGCTGGACGTCGACGGCACGCCCGTGAGCCTAACCTGGACCGGCGCCAATGGTCAGGCCTGGGACATCCAGACCACCGCCAATTGGACCGGCGGCGACACCGTATTCGCCAACCTCGACCAGGTGACGTTCAACGACTCCGCCGTGGTTGGCGGCCCGCAGGCGGGCGACTTCAACAGCGACGGCTCCGTGGACGCCGCCGACTACACCATCTGGCGGGACAACCTCGGGCAGAGCGACGACGCGCTCAACGGCAACGGCACCGGCGACGCCAGCGGCAACGTCGTGCAGGCCGACTACGACCTCTGGCGAGACAACTACGGACAAACAGGCGGCGGCGGTGGCGTCACGGTCGATATTTCCGGTGCAGACGTCTTCCCGTCGCAGGTGATCTTCGACAGCTCTACGGGCAACACCTACACCATCACGGGCGACAGCGGTTTCGGCGGCGCCACGCCAATCAACATCACCGGCAACGTCACCGCCGTGCTGAGGAACAACAACACACTGCAGGGCGCCATCAGCATCGGGGAAAACGCGACCCTGGACATTGGCGGGGACGTGTCGGGGAACATAAGTGGGTCTGGAACCCTGGTGGTTGGCAGTGGGTTCAACACCTTCAGCAGCGCGAACTCGCTCACCGGCCCGGTGGTCATCCAAAACGCGACGCTGAACCTCAACAACGCCCAGGCGCTCGGCTCATCGGCCGTTGGAACCACCATCAGCGCCGGCGGCGACCTCACCTTCAACTTCACCGACCTAAGCCTCGCGGAACCGCTGACCTTCAATGGGGGGAGCGTGAGCGCAATCGAGAGCACCGCAACGCTGACCGGCGCGATCAACGTCGCTGCCGGCGGGGCAAGCTTCCGGGTAGCGAACACCGGCGGCGGCGAGTCGACGATGACAATCAATCAGGACATCGCGGGGACCCAGTCTGGCCCTGTGACCCTCACCGTGAGCAATGGCCTTACGATGAGCCTCCTAAACAACGTCAGCAACAACGGCGTCCTGACCAAGACTGGCGCCGGAACCGTCCAGATCGCCAGCACAACCGCAATTGCCGCTCCGGAAATCGCCGCGAATGGCGGCACGATTGACGTCACGGCTCAGTCGTCACTGCAGCTTGCCGGCGGTCAAACCCTGAGCGGCAAGAGCGGCACGATCGCGGGCAACGTCTCGACGACCAGCGGCGCTGTTATCCGCATAGGTGACGCGGTGATGCCGCAAGGCCCCAATGCGGATTATATCGACGCGACCTGGGGCGCCGAAGGCAACACGACCCTTGCAAGCGGCGCCGAACTGAACCCGCCAAACGGGAGCTTCCAGGGCAACGACGAGTGGGCAGCGCGGGCGTTCGGAAACAACGGCGACCTGCTGCAGGGGGCGCCGACAACACCTCCTGATGAGGCCGCTGTGCCGGTGATCAAGACTACGATCACCGGACTTGAGCCGAATACCTCCTACGACGTCTACGCAAACTTCTGGGACAACGCCGCGGTGTGGCCAATTCAGGCGGGCGCCAGCGAAGGCTCGTTAACGCTCTTCAATGCTCCCGGCGACGGCCTCGAGGGCGCAACCGATGCGGTGCCCCTGGACAACTTCCTGTTCACCGGCCCCGTCATGCTCACCGAGTCGGACCGGACGATGTACGGCGCCCCGGTCGGCTCACTCGTTTCGAACGGCGCCGGCGAGATCGAAGTCTTCATCGACGACACCGGCGCCGGCCCGAACGGCCGGACGCTCTACGACGGCATCACGCTGACGGACGGATCGACCAGCGCTTTTGGGCAGTCGTTCACCGTCGACGGCGACCTCTCGCTGGTCGATGGATCGACGATCCAGTTTGATATTGCCAACGCCGGCGTCAACGACCTGCTGACGGTTACCGGCGCACTGTCGGTCGCGGACGGGTTCATTCTGGAGGTCAGCCTCGACGCAAGCGTGTCCGCGGCGTCCCTGCTGGCCGGCGATTCCTGGAACCTGTTCGATTTTGGTTCCGCAAGCGGCGTGTTTGACGAGGCGGACTTCATCCTGCCGGCCGGGCTCGCCGGCGGGTTGGAGTGGGATACCAGCGGCTTGCTGACAACCGGATCGCTCAGTGTCGTTGCAACGGGGGCCGCAGCCGCGGCGCCTGAGCCCGCGACGGCGATGCTGCTGCTGAGCATTGCCGGTCTGGCCGCCGGCGTCCGCAGGCGGGCTGAGTAG